A genome region from Alicyclobacillus acidocaldarius subsp. acidocaldarius DSM 446 includes the following:
- a CDS encoding phytoene desaturase family protein, with amino-acid sequence MRSRPIRSVAVVGAGMGGLTASLYLAQRGHEVFLLERAKYPGGTAGFYAKRGMVYPTGATLTFGLEPGGLFASILQEVGVHLPLYPVNHVMDVRLPDRNVPVVASRAEWLAALKTSFPERASQVVRFWRAVEKTAQAAYLFAKARAALPVQTREDFLHILATMAANKSMLGFGVQRLRATVADALREFHLDDYGPFRLFIDAQLFDAVQTTSEWAAWLPSCLALDIYRYGVWLPQGGVPALAAAMADRARTLGVHVLFSNTVTDATYFQASKQWCLRTNRGHELCVDAVVNATGTRVTTQTDEPVSGDNSASQVSGAQWGAVRIDALMSGQGVQEAWFHRDDPRAPFAIQIADDAGVDAPHEGPCGPLYITFHPEEPAEDRYGAPTGDHAIRVTVSAHTRPHDWLNLPKAMYHERKQRWLQDMFERIDRRLPHFSEHMVTCSMGTPLTYARYLNKAWVGGVPLTVANAISRPRGPKTPWPRWYLAGDTVFPGPGMLSAALSGFFAARSIDPRIGQRAYKMDESPSSLVRR; translated from the coding sequence ATGCGCTCTCGTCCGATTCGCTCCGTGGCAGTTGTAGGCGCAGGCATGGGTGGCCTCACTGCGTCCCTTTATCTGGCTCAGCGCGGCCACGAAGTCTTTCTCCTCGAACGAGCCAAATACCCGGGCGGGACGGCCGGCTTCTACGCAAAGCGCGGTATGGTGTATCCGACCGGCGCCACGCTGACGTTCGGGCTTGAACCCGGAGGTCTGTTTGCGTCCATCCTGCAAGAGGTGGGCGTGCACCTTCCGCTCTACCCCGTGAACCACGTGATGGACGTCCGATTGCCGGATCGGAACGTTCCGGTGGTCGCGTCCAGAGCGGAATGGTTGGCAGCGCTGAAGACGTCTTTCCCCGAACGCGCCTCCCAAGTGGTCCGCTTCTGGCGCGCCGTGGAGAAGACCGCGCAAGCTGCCTATCTGTTTGCGAAAGCGCGAGCGGCACTTCCCGTTCAGACTCGGGAAGACTTCCTGCACATTTTGGCCACGATGGCCGCGAACAAATCCATGCTTGGCTTTGGTGTCCAACGCCTGCGAGCGACCGTTGCCGACGCACTGCGAGAGTTCCATCTCGACGACTATGGCCCGTTTCGCCTCTTCATCGATGCGCAGCTGTTCGACGCGGTTCAGACCACGAGCGAGTGGGCCGCATGGCTTCCGTCGTGTCTCGCGCTGGATATCTACCGATACGGCGTGTGGCTTCCTCAGGGCGGCGTGCCGGCCTTGGCGGCGGCCATGGCGGATCGGGCGCGCACGCTGGGTGTCCATGTGCTGTTTTCGAACACCGTGACCGACGCCACCTATTTCCAGGCCTCAAAACAATGGTGCCTGAGGACGAATCGTGGACACGAATTGTGTGTCGACGCCGTCGTCAACGCGACGGGAACGCGCGTGACGACGCAGACCGACGAACCCGTGAGTGGGGACAACTCAGCATCACAGGTGAGCGGAGCCCAGTGGGGCGCGGTTCGGATCGACGCGCTGATGAGCGGACAGGGAGTTCAAGAAGCGTGGTTTCACCGGGATGACCCCCGTGCACCTTTCGCCATTCAAATCGCGGACGACGCTGGTGTGGACGCCCCTCATGAAGGGCCGTGCGGTCCCCTTTACATCACGTTTCATCCGGAAGAACCGGCGGAAGATCGCTATGGCGCGCCTACTGGCGATCACGCCATACGCGTCACGGTTAGTGCACACACCCGCCCTCATGACTGGCTGAACCTCCCGAAGGCGATGTATCACGAGCGCAAGCAGCGGTGGTTGCAAGACATGTTCGAGCGCATCGACCGGCGTCTGCCCCACTTTTCGGAGCACATGGTCACGTGCTCGATGGGCACGCCTCTCACGTACGCGCGCTATCTGAACAAGGCCTGGGTTGGCGGCGTTCCGCTCACCGTTGCCAACGCCATCAGCCGACCGAGAGGTCCGAAGACGCCTTGGCCGCGCTGGTACTTGGCGGGAGACACGGTGTTCCCAGGACCCGGTATGCTGTCCGCAGCCTTGAGCGGCTTTTTTGCCGCGCGCTCCATTGATCCGCGGATCGGTCAACGGGCGTACAAGATGGACGAATCACCCAGTTCGCTCGTCAGGCGCTGA
- the crtI gene encoding phytoene desaturase family protein, whose protein sequence is MTGKRITVIGSGFGGLAAAVRLQARGFQVDLFERLPEPGGRARTFQMGGYQFDGGPTVVTAPFLFEELFELAGQRFDRAVELLPVDPFYKLFGQGENVLTYNGDPAFVMPQMEAIHAPDAPGYLQFLRAAEPLLQKGFVELGAEPFLRATDMARVAPDLARLRAYESVYRFVGRYIEHPFLRQCFTFHPLFIGGNPLKASAIYAMIHLIEQRWGVWYPRGGMRSLVEALVALFCDLGGRLHLGTSVDRILVSNARVEGVIAGGERVAADAVVSNADAATTYLQLVHEIPSSVRRRLTRARYSMSLVVWYYGLATDDVPDTLAHHNIVFGPRYEDLIRDIFERKIIADDFSLYLHVPTRTDPSAAPPGKTAMYVLVPVPNLASTIAWDEELGRLEERVLSSIEARFWPGFRRFIEVRHRIDPLYFANDLNTYLGTGFSLEPRLTQSAWFRPHNRSPFIRGLYLVGAGTHPGAGIPGVLLSAKIAEKLVVRDMREVKGHA, encoded by the coding sequence ATGACTGGGAAGCGCATCACGGTCATTGGTTCGGGTTTCGGCGGCCTGGCGGCTGCCGTACGACTGCAGGCGCGTGGGTTTCAGGTGGATTTGTTCGAACGGCTCCCCGAACCCGGCGGCCGAGCGCGCACGTTTCAGATGGGCGGCTACCAGTTTGACGGCGGGCCCACCGTCGTGACCGCACCCTTTCTGTTTGAAGAGCTGTTTGAACTCGCGGGCCAGCGTTTTGACCGCGCGGTCGAGCTTCTCCCCGTCGACCCGTTCTACAAACTGTTTGGCCAGGGCGAGAACGTCCTTACCTACAACGGCGATCCGGCGTTCGTCATGCCGCAAATGGAGGCCATTCACGCCCCGGATGCGCCCGGATACCTGCAATTCCTCCGAGCCGCCGAGCCCTTGCTTCAGAAGGGCTTTGTCGAACTCGGCGCTGAACCCTTTCTCCGCGCCACGGACATGGCTCGCGTCGCCCCGGATCTCGCGAGGCTTCGCGCGTACGAGTCCGTGTACCGTTTCGTCGGCCGGTACATTGAGCACCCCTTTCTCCGCCAGTGCTTCACGTTTCACCCGCTCTTTATCGGGGGCAATCCCCTCAAGGCGTCTGCCATCTACGCCATGATCCATCTCATCGAGCAGCGTTGGGGCGTTTGGTACCCCCGCGGCGGCATGCGCTCCCTCGTGGAGGCGCTCGTGGCGCTTTTCTGCGATCTCGGCGGCAGACTTCACCTGGGCACATCCGTGGATCGCATCCTCGTCTCCAATGCGCGAGTCGAGGGCGTGATCGCAGGGGGAGAGCGCGTCGCGGCGGACGCGGTCGTGTCGAACGCCGATGCCGCAACCACCTACCTCCAGCTCGTTCACGAAATCCCCTCGTCCGTGCGGCGCAGACTGACGCGAGCGCGGTACAGCATGTCGCTTGTCGTGTGGTATTACGGCCTCGCGACGGACGATGTTCCCGACACGTTGGCGCACCACAACATCGTGTTTGGCCCGCGCTACGAGGACCTCATCCGCGACATTTTTGAGCGGAAGATCATCGCGGACGACTTTTCCCTATACCTGCACGTGCCGACTCGGACCGATCCGTCCGCAGCGCCTCCGGGCAAAACCGCCATGTACGTACTCGTCCCGGTGCCCAATCTCGCCTCCACCATCGCGTGGGACGAGGAGCTGGGGCGACTGGAAGAGCGCGTGCTGTCGTCCATCGAAGCGCGATTCTGGCCGGGATTTCGGCGCTTCATCGAAGTGCGGCACAGAATTGATCCGCTATACTTCGCCAACGACCTCAACACCTATCTCGGCACGGGCTTCTCGCTCGAACCGCGCCTGACCCAGTCGGCATGGTTTCGCCCTCACAACCGAAGCCCCTTCATTCGCGGGCTGTATCTCGTGGGCGCAGGGACCCATCCGGGCGCCGGGATCCCAGGGGTCCTGCTGTCGGCCAAAATCGCGGAGAAACTCGTCGTGCGCGATATGAGGGAGGTGAAGGGGCATGCGTGA
- a CDS encoding phytoene/squalene synthase family protein: MDERVLRFVVEEGRRAAHELSASPASRWTRLGDLPRVGHIIRQHSKTFSLAARCLPRRSRKAVEAFYAFCRSADDFADHLGEEGKRRLEAYLAAIRGGAPAPDPILASWLAIGDGMRIPRRWSESLVETLLADTQRSVVPTLEDLLGYAYGVASTVGLITTVIVGYRRTSSLEDVFARAIALGIAMQLTNILRDVAEDLSRGRIYLPVEDLQRFGVTADHLACGRLHEGWQQLLQHYIALARQLYEYAIPGIRHLAPAARVPVALAAVWYRAILRDIERHGGDVFTRRAHVPLLRKLRIACSQGLPAAFGWSMRARARSMDTSFHSIHSQQGGAP; the protein is encoded by the coding sequence TTGGATGAACGGGTCCTTCGCTTTGTGGTGGAAGAGGGGCGCCGCGCCGCCCATGAGCTGTCCGCTTCCCCCGCTTCACGCTGGACGCGCCTAGGGGATCTACCCCGCGTCGGACATATCATCCGCCAACACAGCAAGACGTTCAGTCTTGCCGCGCGGTGTCTTCCCAGGCGCTCGCGCAAGGCGGTGGAAGCCTTCTACGCCTTCTGCCGATCCGCCGACGACTTCGCCGACCACCTCGGTGAAGAGGGCAAGCGACGCCTGGAAGCCTATCTCGCGGCCATTCGCGGCGGCGCGCCCGCACCGGACCCCATCCTGGCCAGTTGGCTCGCCATCGGCGATGGCATGCGTATTCCGCGCCGGTGGAGCGAGTCGCTTGTCGAGACGCTTTTGGCAGATACCCAGCGCTCCGTGGTCCCCACGCTGGAGGACCTGCTTGGGTACGCGTACGGTGTCGCGTCCACCGTCGGCCTCATCACGACGGTCATCGTCGGCTATCGGCGAACGAGTTCTCTCGAGGACGTCTTCGCGCGCGCCATCGCGCTGGGGATTGCGATGCAGTTGACCAACATCCTGCGGGATGTGGCGGAAGATCTCTCGCGGGGTCGCATCTATCTCCCCGTCGAAGATCTGCAACGTTTTGGCGTCACGGCCGACCATCTCGCGTGCGGCCGCCTTCACGAGGGTTGGCAGCAACTCCTTCAACACTACATCGCGCTCGCGCGCCAGCTCTACGAGTACGCCATCCCTGGCATTCGCCATCTTGCGCCTGCCGCGCGCGTGCCGGTCGCCTTGGCCGCCGTGTGGTACCGGGCCATCTTGCGCGATATCGAACGCCACGGCGGAGACGTGTTCACACGCCGAGCGCACGTACCGCTGCTTAGGAAACTCCGCATCGCGTGCTCCCAAGGGTTGCCCGCCGCCTTCGGATGGAGTATGAGGGCTCGCGCGCGCTCCATGGATACGTCGTTCCACAGCATTCACTCGCAACAAGGAGGTGCGCCATGA
- a CDS encoding YeiH family protein — MSVSLDTEQRTLLRATHEDWWSVALGLFLVMIVALAYWIGTPFDVLQTSVPKPWPKVDLGSQFHEHWPSYVVTWLILLILTSIPAVQMGISMGQYAAGFTVLFAAATFILILGSQQTLKTDGLEYPFWALVIGVVIGNLTRLPSFVTSVTALSELFIKTSIVLLGANLPFTIIAKSGLKGFLEAAIIVAVGFAVSQVLGRWMRVEDRYLAVIGAGASVCGVSAAIAVGNSVRAKPRQIGYVVSLVVVYGLILIFVLPALVRGLHLNPTVGGAWIGGSELADASGAAAAQLVGDEAVKSFSLVKLSRDVLISLVCLVFGAIASAVWDRREGLQPNGQTSLGKVVWARFPKFVLAFLAASLLSTWWQATSGKSFGTDFTNNLNALRTWLFTLTFLSIGLNTRFRDMRDVTGKAVAVFTCTVLANVIVGYLLATLLF, encoded by the coding sequence GTGTCAGTTTCACTGGACACCGAACAAAGAACGCTATTGCGAGCCACCCACGAGGATTGGTGGTCCGTCGCCCTCGGACTATTCCTTGTGATGATTGTGGCGCTCGCGTATTGGATTGGCACACCGTTTGATGTACTTCAGACTTCGGTCCCCAAGCCCTGGCCCAAGGTGGATTTGGGATCTCAGTTTCATGAACATTGGCCGTCCTATGTTGTCACCTGGTTGATCCTGCTCATTCTTACGTCGATCCCGGCTGTTCAAATGGGGATATCGATGGGTCAATACGCAGCCGGCTTCACCGTGCTCTTCGCCGCCGCCACGTTCATTCTGATCCTTGGCAGTCAGCAGACCTTGAAGACCGATGGCTTGGAGTACCCTTTCTGGGCGCTCGTCATCGGAGTGGTGATTGGCAACTTAACCCGTCTCCCAAGTTTTGTGACGTCCGTCACCGCTTTGTCGGAGCTTTTCATCAAAACGTCCATTGTGCTGCTGGGAGCGAACTTGCCGTTTACAATCATCGCCAAGTCGGGGCTGAAGGGGTTCCTGGAGGCAGCCATCATCGTCGCCGTTGGGTTCGCCGTTTCCCAAGTTCTTGGTCGTTGGATGAGGGTGGAAGACCGCTACCTGGCCGTGATCGGCGCGGGCGCCTCCGTGTGCGGCGTTTCCGCAGCGATTGCCGTGGGCAACAGTGTACGAGCGAAGCCGCGTCAAATTGGGTATGTGGTGTCACTCGTCGTTGTCTACGGTTTGATCCTCATCTTCGTTCTACCCGCTCTTGTCCGAGGGTTGCATCTTAACCCGACGGTTGGTGGAGCGTGGATTGGCGGTTCCGAACTCGCAGATGCTTCCGGTGCGGCAGCCGCACAGTTGGTCGGAGATGAGGCTGTTAAGAGCTTTTCTCTGGTCAAGCTAAGTCGCGACGTTTTGATTTCCCTCGTCTGCCTCGTGTTCGGAGCCATCGCATCCGCGGTCTGGGATCGGCGTGAAGGTCTGCAACCAAACGGTCAAACCTCGCTGGGAAAAGTCGTTTGGGCCCGTTTTCCCAAATTCGTTCTGGCCTTCCTCGCTGCATCGCTATTGTCCACGTGGTGGCAAGCAACGTCGGGGAAATCGTTTGGCACGGACTTCACGAACAACTTAAACGCACTTCGCACGTGGCTTTTCACGCTCACGTTTCTCAGCATCGGGCTGAACACGCGCTTCCGCGACATGCGTGACGTAACCGGGAAGGCCGTTGCGGTATTCACCTGCACTGTGCTTGCCAACGTGATCGTTGGTTACCTTCTGGCGACTCTGTTGTTCTAG
- a CDS encoding lycopene cyclase domain-containing protein: protein MTYFGFLLRFIVAANAALWVARAALRRAGREGWVTRVVHQSPGRMTGYFGVLAAVILLYTTPWDGALIHLGVWAYARQRVWGLTLDGVPWEEILFYLLQSALVAQCFDLATAFRPHTAWARTQPTRQKRHLPVIALWMGLGFVMLGSVYVLMNRWTHLTYLAMLVPWILLPLAVQASYGFDGIAAQAGPVAISTVVPALYLSICDGIAIHSGIWFFHPEHITDIRLGDVPIEEMLFFSGSSLIVATSLAVIASRKSERWLRNTWAGR, encoded by the coding sequence ATGACCTATTTCGGCTTTCTCCTTCGCTTCATCGTCGCCGCCAACGCCGCGCTGTGGGTTGCGCGCGCTGCACTTCGCCGCGCCGGCCGCGAAGGTTGGGTCACTCGCGTAGTACACCAGTCCCCAGGTCGCATGACAGGATACTTCGGTGTCTTGGCCGCGGTGATTCTCCTGTACACGACGCCCTGGGACGGCGCGCTCATCCACCTCGGGGTCTGGGCATACGCCCGGCAACGCGTGTGGGGGCTGACGCTCGACGGCGTTCCTTGGGAAGAGATTCTCTTCTACCTTCTGCAATCCGCGCTCGTCGCCCAATGCTTTGACCTGGCGACGGCCTTCCGCCCCCACACCGCATGGGCGAGAACGCAGCCCACAAGGCAGAAAAGACATCTGCCTGTCATCGCGTTGTGGATGGGCCTTGGATTCGTCATGCTGGGATCTGTTTACGTTCTCATGAATCGGTGGACACACCTCACGTATCTGGCGATGCTTGTGCCGTGGATTTTGCTTCCGCTCGCGGTCCAGGCCTCTTACGGGTTCGACGGAATTGCAGCACAGGCGGGTCCTGTCGCCATCTCCACTGTCGTACCGGCGTTGTACCTGTCCATCTGCGACGGCATTGCCATCCATAGCGGCATCTGGTTCTTTCATCCCGAGCACATCACGGACATCAGACTGGGCGACGTCCCCATCGAAGAAATGCTCTTCTTCTCGGGTTCCAGCCTGATCGTCGCAACCTCACTTGCCGTGATCGCGTCGAGGAAGAGTGAGCGGTGGCTCCGAAATACGTGGGCAGGGAGGTAG
- a CDS encoding homocysteine synthase — protein sequence MEQENNWSIETIAVHGGQQVDPATLARAVPLYQTTSYVFQDPDHAARLFALQEFGNIYTRIMNPTTDVFEQRVAQLEGGVGALAVSSGQAAITYSILNIAEAGDEIVSSTSLYGGTYNLFAHTLPKMGIHVRFVAPDDLEGFRRAMTQRTKAIYVETIGNPKGDIPDLEAIADLAHEHGLPLIVDNTFATPYLCRPIEHGADIVIHSATKFIGGHGTSIGGVMVDSGKFNWRESGRFRGLTEPDPSYHGVVYTEAFGELAYILKARVQLLRDIGASLSPFNAWLFLQGLETLHLRMARHSENALAVAQFLEQHPVVESVSYPGLASHPHHSRALRFLPKGQGAILTFEVRGGVEAGRKVIQSVRLFSHLANVGDSKSLIIHPASTTHQQLTEEEQRAAGVTPGMIRLSVGTEHIDDILEDLDHALRRSQA from the coding sequence GTGGAACAGGAGAACAACTGGTCGATCGAAACCATTGCGGTTCACGGAGGACAGCAGGTTGACCCTGCCACGCTGGCCCGCGCAGTGCCGCTGTACCAAACCACATCTTACGTCTTCCAGGACCCAGATCACGCCGCTCGCCTTTTTGCTCTGCAGGAATTCGGGAACATCTATACGCGTATCATGAACCCCACGACGGACGTCTTTGAGCAGCGCGTCGCGCAACTGGAGGGAGGTGTGGGCGCGCTGGCCGTCTCTTCGGGGCAAGCGGCCATCACGTACAGCATCCTGAACATCGCCGAGGCGGGAGACGAGATCGTTTCGTCAACGAGCCTATATGGCGGAACGTACAATCTCTTCGCGCACACTTTGCCAAAAATGGGTATCCACGTGCGGTTTGTGGCCCCGGACGACCTCGAGGGCTTTCGACGGGCGATGACACAGCGAACCAAGGCGATCTACGTGGAGACGATTGGCAACCCAAAGGGCGACATCCCCGACCTCGAGGCCATCGCAGACCTTGCCCATGAACACGGCCTTCCATTGATTGTCGACAACACCTTTGCAACGCCGTACCTCTGCCGGCCCATCGAGCACGGCGCGGACATTGTCATTCATTCTGCCACAAAGTTCATTGGCGGTCACGGGACCTCGATTGGGGGCGTGATGGTTGACAGCGGCAAATTCAACTGGAGAGAAAGCGGAAGATTTCGGGGGCTCACGGAGCCTGATCCGAGCTACCACGGCGTGGTCTACACGGAGGCATTCGGTGAATTGGCCTACATCCTGAAGGCTCGTGTTCAACTCCTGCGCGACATCGGGGCCTCACTGTCTCCGTTTAACGCATGGCTCTTTTTGCAAGGATTGGAGACCCTGCACCTCCGCATGGCTCGACACAGTGAGAACGCGTTGGCGGTGGCTCAGTTTTTGGAGCAACATCCAGTCGTCGAATCGGTGAGCTACCCAGGACTTGCGAGCCATCCTCATCATTCGCGTGCCCTGCGGTTCTTGCCCAAAGGGCAGGGCGCCATCCTAACGTTTGAAGTTCGGGGCGGCGTGGAGGCTGGGCGAAAGGTCATTCAATCGGTGCGCCTGTTCTCTCACCTCGCCAATGTCGGGGATTCCAAGTCTCTCATCATCCATCCCGCAAGCACGACCCACCAGCAATTGACGGAGGAAGAGCAGCGCGCAGCCGGTGTGACGCCTGGCATGATCCGGCTATCGGTCGGTACCGAGCATATCGACGACATTCTGGAGGATCTGGATCACGCGCTGCGCCGCAGCCAAGCTTAA
- a CDS encoding cytochrome P450 encodes MGLLSLHRTFASDEFELSAPRLRMRVAAGPASVKRVLHEQADGYRSRLEGDPVTALFGQGLLVIDGPRHGAVKDVIVRSSTRGVLESRLRDTLPALDEALQRALGQGTISLPDMPRRMTWRALESVYFHHRLTPEEERAHLSDLTHLVHYIGPGWWLLLGKTPRLPKAYHRMRLRLSAMYERALIRPDNAPIHALARACGDEETSFAVDQLMTLLVAGHDTATSLLSSLLILLAQRPGLQDALWGEIQGATGRERPEIRVLDRLPLLDAVVKETLRLYPPIHSGLRSEVESGDRVMVSYFLLHRHQEIWPDADSFVPERWLTGLAPGAYTYLPFGAGPRYCPGATFARLEVKWILARLLQHVSLQPMSRPPRIAMRAALEHRPTVIAVRRR; translated from the coding sequence ATGGGTTTGCTTTCGCTGCACCGAACCTTTGCGTCGGATGAGTTCGAACTTTCCGCTCCGCGGTTGCGCATGCGCGTCGCGGCAGGTCCGGCATCGGTCAAACGCGTTCTGCACGAACAGGCTGACGGGTATCGATCTCGCCTGGAAGGCGATCCCGTCACCGCCCTCTTCGGCCAAGGGCTGCTTGTGATCGATGGCCCAAGACACGGCGCTGTGAAGGACGTGATCGTCAGGTCCAGCACGCGCGGCGTCCTCGAGTCGCGCCTCCGGGACACCCTGCCCGCGCTCGACGAGGCACTTCAGCGCGCCCTCGGCCAGGGCACGATATCCCTTCCCGACATGCCGAGGCGCATGACGTGGCGCGCGCTGGAGTCCGTGTACTTTCACCATCGCTTGACGCCCGAGGAAGAGCGCGCGCACCTCTCCGATCTCACCCATCTCGTCCACTACATCGGCCCCGGATGGTGGCTGTTGCTCGGCAAAACGCCCCGGTTGCCCAAGGCGTATCACCGGATGCGCCTTCGCCTTTCGGCGATGTACGAAAGAGCGCTGATCCGACCGGACAACGCGCCCATTCATGCCCTCGCACGGGCATGCGGAGACGAGGAGACATCGTTCGCCGTGGATCAACTCATGACGCTTTTAGTGGCGGGGCACGACACCGCCACGTCGCTTTTGTCCTCGCTCCTCATCCTGCTCGCACAGCGTCCCGGCCTCCAGGATGCGCTCTGGGGAGAGATTCAGGGCGCGACGGGGCGCGAGCGGCCGGAAATTCGCGTGCTCGACCGGCTGCCCCTTCTGGATGCCGTCGTGAAGGAGACGCTGCGCCTGTATCCTCCCATCCATTCCGGGTTGCGCTCCGAGGTGGAATCTGGCGATCGCGTCATGGTGAGCTATTTTCTCCTTCATCGCCACCAGGAGATCTGGCCGGACGCGGACAGCTTCGTCCCCGAGCGTTGGCTGACCGGCTTGGCCCCGGGCGCCTACACCTACCTGCCGTTTGGGGCGGGTCCGCGATATTGTCCTGGAGCGACCTTTGCGCGCTTGGAGGTCAAATGGATTTTGGCCCGACTCCTGCAACACGTGAGCCTTCAACCCATGTCACGCCCGCCGCGCATCGCCATGCGCGCCGCGCTGGAACACCGTCCGACCGTGATCGCGGTGAGGCGCCGATGA
- the folE gene encoding GTP cyclohydrolase I FolE, whose product MATFHVNARQVQLQHQAKSVDTARIEQAVRMILEAIGEAPDREGLVDTPARVARMYQEIFSGLHQDPRDELTARFHVEHGEVVLVRDIPFHSMCEHHLLPFFGIAHIAYLPHNHVVTGLSKLARLVDVVAKKPQVQERMTNEIADALVEALEAEGVLVVVDAEHLCMSMRGIRKPGSRTTTVATRGRYLHHPHEREEVLRLIRLGG is encoded by the coding sequence GTGGCGACGTTCCACGTCAATGCAAGGCAGGTGCAGCTTCAGCATCAGGCGAAATCCGTCGATACCGCACGGATTGAACAGGCGGTTCGGATGATTCTCGAAGCGATTGGAGAGGCGCCGGATCGAGAGGGCCTCGTCGACACGCCCGCGCGTGTCGCCCGAATGTACCAAGAAATCTTTTCGGGATTGCATCAAGACCCTCGGGACGAGTTGACCGCTCGCTTTCACGTTGAACACGGCGAGGTCGTGCTGGTGCGGGACATCCCCTTCCATTCGATGTGCGAACACCACCTGCTCCCGTTCTTCGGAATCGCGCACATCGCCTACCTCCCGCACAACCACGTGGTGACGGGCCTGTCCAAGCTGGCGCGGCTCGTCGACGTCGTGGCGAAGAAGCCGCAGGTCCAAGAGCGCATGACGAACGAGATCGCGGACGCGCTGGTGGAGGCACTCGAGGCCGAAGGCGTTCTGGTGGTCGTGGATGCCGAACACCTGTGCATGAGCATGCGCGGCATTCGCAAACCGGGGAGCCGCACAACCACCGTGGCGACCCGCGGCCGTTACCTGCATCATCCTCACGAGCGCGAGGAAGTGCTCCGGCTCATCCGTCTCGGGGGTTGA
- a CDS encoding polyprenyl synthetase family protein — MPITTTARDMLQSIEEHLARATASISESQGEIEAMIRYHLGVHAAPPARPLGHSKRVRPLLLLTAHAALGGDWRAALPAAVAIEYVHGFSLIHDDIEDRSPLRRGRASLWAVWGVDRALNAGDALFALAFRVMGDLADHFDARWVVETYQAMTDACIALSAGQELDLAFEQVENVSIEQYLAMAELKTGALFGAALEVAAILAGQPPSVRDDLRNAGRKLGVLFQILDDFHDLFGREEDLGKPTAQDALRRKKTLPVVLGLSRDREFAEMWRCLRDNQEMLPHLRARLVTDSILREAIAIEERVRAELQHRMERAPFVDAWKPEMLETIHRLVQRRR, encoded by the coding sequence ATGCCGATCACGACCACGGCTCGCGACATGCTTCAGTCCATCGAGGAACACTTGGCCAGGGCGACCGCGTCCATCTCGGAGTCGCAGGGCGAGATTGAAGCCATGATCCGCTATCACCTGGGGGTGCACGCGGCCCCGCCCGCTCGGCCCCTCGGGCACAGCAAGCGGGTTCGGCCGCTGCTTCTCCTCACGGCACACGCCGCGCTCGGCGGAGACTGGCGAGCGGCCCTGCCGGCCGCCGTCGCGATTGAATACGTGCACGGATTTTCGCTGATCCACGACGACATCGAAGATCGGTCGCCCCTCCGGCGCGGGCGGGCAAGCCTGTGGGCCGTGTGGGGGGTGGACCGCGCCCTGAACGCGGGCGACGCGCTCTTCGCCCTTGCGTTTCGCGTCATGGGCGATCTCGCCGACCACTTCGACGCCCGATGGGTCGTCGAGACCTATCAGGCCATGACGGACGCGTGCATCGCGCTGTCCGCGGGACAGGAGCTCGATCTCGCCTTCGAACAAGTTGAAAACGTCTCCATCGAACAGTATCTGGCCATGGCGGAGTTGAAGACGGGCGCCCTCTTCGGCGCGGCGCTCGAGGTCGCCGCGATTTTGGCCGGGCAGCCTCCGTCCGTGCGTGACGACCTGCGAAACGCCGGGAGGAAGCTCGGTGTGCTCTTTCAGATTCTCGATGACTTTCATGACCTGTTCGGCCGCGAGGAGGATCTGGGAAAACCGACCGCGCAGGACGCCCTTCGCCGCAAGAAGACGCTTCCGGTCGTGCTCGGGCTCAGTCGCGATCGCGAATTTGCCGAGATGTGGCGGTGCCTGCGCGACAATCAGGAGATGTTGCCGCACCTGCGCGCGCGGCTTGTCACCGATTCGATTCTGCGCGAGGCCATCGCCATCGAGGAACGGGTGCGCGCCGAGCTCCAGCACCGCATGGAGCGCGCGCCCTTCGTGGACGCTTGGAAGCCGGAGATGCTGGAAACCATCCATCGCCTCGTGCAGCGGCGGAGGTGA